In Carya illinoinensis cultivar Pawnee chromosome 10, C.illinoinensisPawnee_v1, whole genome shotgun sequence, one DNA window encodes the following:
- the LOC122278964 gene encoding sulfite exporter TauE/SafE family protein 4-like isoform X2, giving the protein MATRGLVLYLLSGFSVAILSVLFVSHPNYNNSYQNGLTSTNLALPHSPDGSITKTVWPELEFSWRIVLATVIGFLGSACGTVGGVGGGGIFVPMLTLIVGFDTKSAAALSKCMIMGASASSVWYNLRVLHPTKEVPIIDYDLALLFQPMLMLGITIGVALSVIFPYWLITVLIIFLFLGTSSRSFFKGIEMWKEETVLKKEIANRQETVVNSRAELLIDTQYEPLVPREDKTQVQILCLNLRWKRILVLLFVWVYFLALQIIKNDVAVCSAWYWVLFFLQFPIALGVFGYEAVKLYREHKKRKRTGNAESICEASIEWTAMHIAFCSLCGILGGTVGGLLGSGGGFILGPLLLEIGVIPQVASATATFVMTFSSSLSVVEFYLLKRFPIPYALYLTSVSVLAGFWGQFFIRKLITILGRASIIIFILSGVIFLSALTMEIPQGSLVLRLASK; this is encoded by the exons ATGGCCACAAGGGGATTGGTGCTCTATCTCCTATCGGGTTTCTCTGTGGCTATTCTCTCGGTTCTATTCGTCAGCCATCCGAATTATAATAACTCGTACCAAAACGGGTTGACATCTACAAACCTCGCTCTACCGCACTCCCCGGATGGATCCATAACCAAAACTGTTTGGCCC GAATTAGAGTTCAGCTGGAGAATTGTGTTGGCGACGGTGATAGGATTTCTGGGATCGGCTTGTGGAACTGTTGGTGGGGTGGGAGGGGGAGGCATTTTTGTTCCTATGCTTACTTTGATCGTTGGGTTCGATACCAAGTCTGCTGCTGCGCTTTCTAAAT GTATGATAATGGGGGCATCGGCATCATCAGTCTGGTACAATCTAAGAGTTCTACATCCAACAAAGGAAGTGCCAATCATAGATTACGACCTTGCTCTTCTCTTCCAGCCCATGCTCATGCTTGGCATCACTATTGGTGTCGCGCTTAGCGTCATCTTCCCCTACTGGCTCATTACTGTCCTcatcatttttctcttcttgg GAACCTCATCAAGATCTTTCTTCAAGGGAATTGAGATGTGGAAGGAAGAGACTGTTTTGAAG AAAGAAATAGCCAATAGACAAGAAACTGTGGTCAACTCTCGTGCTGAAC TTCTGATAGACACCCAGTATGAGCCATTGGTTCCTAGAGAAGACAAAACTCAAGTG CAAATATTATGCCTCAACCTCAGGTGGAAAAGGATTTTGGTACTACTATTTGTCTGGGTATATTTCCTAGCCTTGCAGATCATCAAG AATGATGTAGCGGTTTGCAGTGCATGGTATTGGGTGCTCTTCTTCTTACAG TTTCCCATAGCACTCGGAGTGTTTGGGTATGAAGCAGTCAAGCTGTACAGAGAAcacaagaagaggaagaggacggGTAATGCTGAATCAATTTGCGAGGCTTCCATCGAATGGACTGCAATGCACATTGCCTTCTGCTCGCTCTGTGGGATCTTGGGAGGCACTGTTGGGGGTCTGCTTGGTTCTGGTGGTGGATTCATTCTAGGTCCGCTACTCCTTGAGATTGGTGTCATCCCCCAG GTGGCAAGTGCAACAGCAACATTTGTCATGACGTTCTCTTCATCCTTGTCAGTGGTGGAGTTTTACCTTCTCAAGAGGTTCCCTATTCCCTATG CTCTATACCTCACGTCGGTGTCTGTTTTAGCTGGCTTTTGGGGACAGTTCTTCATAAGAAAACTAATCACAATTCTTGGAAGAGCATCAATTATTATATTCATTCTCTCTGGCGTCATCTTTCTTAGCGCTCTCACAATGG AAATTCCGCAGGGATCATTGGTATTGAGACTAGCATCCAAATGA
- the LOC122278964 gene encoding sulfite exporter TauE/SafE family protein 4-like isoform X1, translating into MATRGLVLYLLSGFSVAILSVLFVSHPNYNNSYQNGLTSTNLALPHSPDGSITKTVWPELEFSWRIVLATVIGFLGSACGTVGGVGGGGIFVPMLTLIVGFDTKSAAALSKCMIMGASASSVWYNLRVLHPTKEVPIIDYDLALLFQPMLMLGITIGVALSVIFPYWLITVLIIFLFLGTSSRSFFKGIEMWKEETVLKKEIANRQETVVNSRAELLIDTQYEPLVPREDKTQVQILCLNLRWKRILVLLFVWVYFLALQIIKNDVAVCSAWYWVLFFLQFPIALGVFGYEAVKLYREHKKRKRTGNAESICEASIEWTAMHIAFCSLCGILGGTVGGLLGSGGGFILGPLLLEIGVIPQVASATATFVMTFSSSLSVVEFYLLKRFPIPYALYLTSVSVLAGFWGQFFIRKLITILGRASIIIFILSGVIFLSALTMGIIGIETSIQMIRNHEFMGFLGFCSSQ; encoded by the exons ATGGCCACAAGGGGATTGGTGCTCTATCTCCTATCGGGTTTCTCTGTGGCTATTCTCTCGGTTCTATTCGTCAGCCATCCGAATTATAATAACTCGTACCAAAACGGGTTGACATCTACAAACCTCGCTCTACCGCACTCCCCGGATGGATCCATAACCAAAACTGTTTGGCCC GAATTAGAGTTCAGCTGGAGAATTGTGTTGGCGACGGTGATAGGATTTCTGGGATCGGCTTGTGGAACTGTTGGTGGGGTGGGAGGGGGAGGCATTTTTGTTCCTATGCTTACTTTGATCGTTGGGTTCGATACCAAGTCTGCTGCTGCGCTTTCTAAAT GTATGATAATGGGGGCATCGGCATCATCAGTCTGGTACAATCTAAGAGTTCTACATCCAACAAAGGAAGTGCCAATCATAGATTACGACCTTGCTCTTCTCTTCCAGCCCATGCTCATGCTTGGCATCACTATTGGTGTCGCGCTTAGCGTCATCTTCCCCTACTGGCTCATTACTGTCCTcatcatttttctcttcttgg GAACCTCATCAAGATCTTTCTTCAAGGGAATTGAGATGTGGAAGGAAGAGACTGTTTTGAAG AAAGAAATAGCCAATAGACAAGAAACTGTGGTCAACTCTCGTGCTGAAC TTCTGATAGACACCCAGTATGAGCCATTGGTTCCTAGAGAAGACAAAACTCAAGTG CAAATATTATGCCTCAACCTCAGGTGGAAAAGGATTTTGGTACTACTATTTGTCTGGGTATATTTCCTAGCCTTGCAGATCATCAAG AATGATGTAGCGGTTTGCAGTGCATGGTATTGGGTGCTCTTCTTCTTACAG TTTCCCATAGCACTCGGAGTGTTTGGGTATGAAGCAGTCAAGCTGTACAGAGAAcacaagaagaggaagaggacggGTAATGCTGAATCAATTTGCGAGGCTTCCATCGAATGGACTGCAATGCACATTGCCTTCTGCTCGCTCTGTGGGATCTTGGGAGGCACTGTTGGGGGTCTGCTTGGTTCTGGTGGTGGATTCATTCTAGGTCCGCTACTCCTTGAGATTGGTGTCATCCCCCAG GTGGCAAGTGCAACAGCAACATTTGTCATGACGTTCTCTTCATCCTTGTCAGTGGTGGAGTTTTACCTTCTCAAGAGGTTCCCTATTCCCTATG CTCTATACCTCACGTCGGTGTCTGTTTTAGCTGGCTTTTGGGGACAGTTCTTCATAAGAAAACTAATCACAATTCTTGGAAGAGCATCAATTATTATATTCATTCTCTCTGGCGTCATCTTTCTTAGCGCTCTCACAATGG GGATCATTGGTATTGAGACTAGCATCCAAATGATACGCAATCACGAGTTCATGGGATTTTTAGGGTTCTGTAGCAGTCAGTGA
- the LOC122278963 gene encoding SRSF protein kinase 2-like, producing MEIEEKQQHQCCSSEDGRESNDYTSEDEGTEDYRRGGYHAVRIGDAFKNGLYVVQSKLGWGHFSTVWLAWDTDFSRFVALKVQKSAQHYTEAAMDEITILQQIAESDPDDKKCVVKLLDHFKHSGPNGRHVCMVFEYLGDNLLTLIKYADYRGMPINRVKEICFHILVGLDYLHKQLSIIHTDLKPENILLMSMIDPAKDPRKSGAPLVLPNSKDMAAVEYGAMKDNETVNGDLTRNQKKKIRRKAKRAAQECAEKEVSAETEADPESSGAVESSPNSKLNVGCGEDQPTSSVNRLSDADVTKGTGQEKHCGKKGDRLNRQKLLASVDLKCKLVDFGNACWTYKQFTNDIQTRQYRCPEVILGSKYSTSADLWSFACICFELATGDVLFDPHSGDNFDRDEDHLALMMELLGMMPRKIALGGRYSRDFFNRYGDLRHIRRLRFWPLNKVLIEKYDFNDQDANDMTGFLVPILDFVPEKRPTAGECLLHPWIDAGPRLLEPSMPSNQNQVADSVISEKKREKDEREAMEAGMGNIAINSESQPVKDFPASGKPSEGASSSSSR from the exons ATGGAGATCGAGGAGAAGCAGCAGCATCAGTGTTGTTCTTCGGAGGATGGGAGGGAGAGCAACGACTACACATCGGAGGACGAAGGGACGGAGGACTACAGGAGGGGAGGGTACCACGCGGTCCGAATCGGCGACGCCTTCAAGAACGGCCTCTACGTTGTCCAGAGCAAGCTCGGCTGGGGCCACTTCTCAACCGTCTGGCTCGCCTGGGATACCGATTTCTCT CGATTTGTAGCTCTGAAAGTACAAAAGAGTGCCCAGCATTATACTGAGGCGGCCATGGATGAGATAACCATCCTGCAACAGATTGCTGAGAGCGACCCTGATGATAAAAAATGTGTAGTGAAGCTCTTGGATCATTTCAAGCATTCGGGTCCCAATGGGCGGCATGTTTGTATGGTTTTTGAGTACTTAGGGGATAATCTTTTGACCCTTATCAAGTATGCGGATTACCGGGGTATGCCCATTAATAGGGTGAAGGAGATCTGTTTTCATATTTTGGTGGGGTTGGATTACTTGCATAAACAACTTTCCATTATACACACTGATTTGAAACCAGAAAATATTTTGCTAATGTCCATGATAGACCCTGCTAAGGATCCCCGAAAGTCAGGTGCTCCTCTCGTTCTTCCAAATAGTAAGGATATGGCTGCAGTAGAGTATGGGGCTATGAAGGATAACGAGACCGTAAACGGGGATTTGACCAGGAACCAGAAGAAAAAGATCCGACGAAAGGCAAAGAGAGCAGCTCAGGAGTGTGCGGAGAAGGAAGTCTCTGCGGAAACTGAGGCAGATCCAGAATCATCCGGTGCTGTGGAGTCTTCTCCTAATTCGAAGTTGAATGTGGGTTGTGGAGAAGACCAACCTACTAGTTCTGTTAATAGATTGTCAGATGCTGACGTAACAAAGGGTACCGGGCAAGAAAAGCACTGTGGTAAGAAAGGAGACCGCTTGAATAGGCAGAAGCTGTTGGCATCAGTTGACCTCAAGTGCAAGTTGGTCGATTTTGGGAATGCGTGTTGGACGTACAAGCAGTTCACGAATGATATTCAGACAAGACAGTATAGGTGTCCAGAGGTGATCCTTGGATCCAAATATTCTACCTCAGCCGATCTATGGTCCTTTGCTTGCATTTGTTTCGAGCTTGCAACTGGTGATGTGCTCTTTGATCCTCATAGTGGGGACAACTTTGATAGGGATGAG GATCACTTGGCTTTAATGATGGAGCTTCTTGGAATGATGCCGCGAAAG ATTGCCTTAGGTGGCCGCTATTCGCGGGATTTCTTTAATAGATATGGCGATCTGAGACACATTCGCAGGTTGCGTTTCTGGCCCTTGAACAAGGTTCTCATCGAGAAGTACGATTTCAATGACCAAGATGCAAATGATATGACTGGTTTCCTGGTTCCAATCCTCGACTTTGTCCCTGAGAAGCGGCCCACTGCAGGTGAATGCCTTCTTCATCCATGGATTGATGCAGGACCTCGTCTTTTGGAGCCATCTATGCCCTCTAATCAAAACCAAGTGGCGGACAGTGTCATTTCTGAAAAAAAGAGGGAGAAGGATGAGAGGGAAGCAATGGAGGCTGGAATGGGGAATATTGCCATCAATTCAGAATCTCAACCAGTCAAAGATTTTCCAGCTAGTGGTAAACCTTCCGAGGGAGCCAGTAGTAGTTCATCTAGGTAG
- the LOC122278233 gene encoding 60S ribosomal protein L24, whose product MVLKTELCRFSGAKIYPGKGIRFVRSDSQVFLFANSKCKRYFHNRLKPSKLTWTAMYRKQHKKDIAQEAVKKRRRATKKPYSRSIVGATLEVIQKKRGEKPEVRDAAREAALREIKERIKKTKDEKKAKKAEVTAKSQKTQGKGNIPKGAAPKGPKLGGGGGKR is encoded by the exons ATGGTTCTCAA GACAGAGCTCTGTCGATTCAGCGGAGCCAAGATATACCCAGGGAAAGGTATCAGATTCGTTCGCTCCGATTCTCag GTGTTCTTGTTTGCTAATTCAAAATGCAAGAGGTACTTCCACAACCGATTGAAGCCGTCGAAGCTTACCTGGACGGCCATGTACAGGAAGCAACATAAGAAG GATATTGCTCAAGAGGCTGTGAAGAAGAGGCGACGTGCTACCAAGAAGCCATACTCTAGGTCTATAGTTGGTGCCACCTTAGAGGTTATCCAGAAGAAGAGGGGTGAGAAGCCAGAAGTGCGTGATGCTGCCAGGGAGGCTGCTCTACG TGAGATTAAGGAAAGGATCAAGAAAACAAAGGATGAAAAGAAGGCTAAGAAGGCTGAAGTAACGGCCAAGTCACAGAAGACACAGGGTAAGGGTAACATTCCCAAGGGAGCTGCTCCAAAGGGTCCTAAGCTTGGAGGCGGAGGTGGAAAGCGCTGA
- the LOC122278788 gene encoding homeobox-leucine zipper protein ATHB-22, with the protein MDWNGSLRPFVSQPESSLSFLYNYNYDHFPVMEVKHPAMVDSEHGMVPAIDKNNYGGFQDKKKRLTSDQLDSLERSFQEEIKLDPDRKMKLSKELGLQPRQIAVWFQNRRARWKAKQLEQLYDALKQDYDVISRDKQKLQEEVMKLKAMLREQAAGRKQVSTGYTEISGEETVESTSVAINGSNIKPKPRGASQHQISDCNYLFNVEEYNPVSPPAYWATLPSYPS; encoded by the exons ATGGACTGGAATGGGAGCTTAAGACCCTTCGTTTCCCAACCAGAGTCTTCTTTAAGCTTCCTCTACAACTATAACTACGACCATTTTCCAG TGATGGAAGTGAAGCATCCGGCAATGGTGGACTCAGAGCATGGGATGGTGCCAGCAATAGACAAGAACAACTACGGCGGCTTCCAGGACAAGAAGAAGCGGTTGACGAGCGATCAGCTAGATTCACTGGAAAGGAGCTTTCAGGAAGAGATAAAACTGGACCCTGATAGGAAAATGAAGCTGTCCAAGGAGCTAGGGCTTCAGCCTCGCCAAATCGCTGTTTGGTTCCAAAATAGGCGTGCTAGGTGGAAGGCTAAGCAGCTTGAGCAGCTATACGATGCGCTTAAGCAGGACTATGATGTTATCTCTAGGGATAAGCAGAAGCTTCAAGAGGAG GTTATGAAATTGAAAGCTATGCTGAGAGAGCAAGCGGCAGGAAGGAAGCAAGTCTCCACAGGTTACACAGAAATCTCAGGGGAGGAGACGGTGGAGAGTACGTCGGTTGCCATTAATGGTTCTAACATTAAGCCAAAGCCACGAGGAGCGAGTCAGCATCAGATTTCAGACTGCAATTATCTCTTTAATGTTGAGGAGTATAATCCAGTTTCCCCGCCAGCTTACTGGGCTACCCTTCCTTCTTATCCCTCGTAA
- the LOC122279270 gene encoding F-box protein PP2-A15 — protein sequence MGATLSGLEYGTNGSAMGPGLGDIPESCVACVFMYLTPPEICNLARLNRAFRGAASSDSVWERKLPPNYQDLLDLLPPERYQNLSKKDIFALLSHPVPFDHGNKEVWLDRVTGRVCMAISARGMAITGIEDRRYWNWVSTEESRFHIVAYLQQIWWFEVDGVVKFPFPAGIYTLSFRLHLGRFSKRLGRRVCTFEHTHGWDIKPVRLNFSTSDGQLASSQCCLDDTEQDNHKRGCWIDYKVGEFIVSDSEPATEVRFSMKQIDCTHSKGGLCVDSVFIIPTDLKKQKRRGV from the exons ATGGGGGCGACGCTATCGGGCTTGGAGTATGGGACGAATGGGTCGGCCATGGGTCCGGGGTTGGGGGACATACCGGAGAGCTGCGTGGCGTGCGTGTTTATGTACCTGACCCCGCCGGAGATTTGTAACCTGGCTAGGCTGAACCGGGCCTTTCGCGGCGCGGCGTCCTCGGATTCGGTATGGGAAAGGAAGCTGCCCCCTAACTACCAAGATCTGCTCGATCTGCTGCCCCCCGAGAGGTACCAGAACTTGTCGAAGAAGGACATCTTCGCTCTGCTTTCCCACCCCGTGCCCTTCGATCATGGCAATAAG GAAGTGTGGCTGGATAGGGTGACGGGAAGGGTTTGCATGGCTATATCCGCTAGAGGCATGGCGATAACTGGAATTGAGGACCGGAGATACTGGAATTGGGTTTCTACAGAAGAATCTAG GTTCCATATTGTGGCCTATTTGCAGCAAATATGGTGGTTTGAAGTCGATGGGGTGGTCAAGTTCCCTTTTCCCGCTGGTATCTATACCCTGTCATTCAGGCTTCATCTTGGAAGGTTTAGCAAAAGGCTGGGACGACGTGTGTGTACTTTTGAGCACACGCATGGTTGGGATATAAAGCCAGTACGATTGAATTTTTCTACTTCGGATGGCCAGCTGGCATCATCTCAGTGCTGTTTAGATGACACCGAGCAAGACAATCATAAGCGGGGATGTTGGATAGATTACAAGGTTGGTGAATTCATTGTTAGTGATTCCGAGCCTGCGACTGAAGTCAGATTTTCCATGAAACAGATAGATTGCACACATTCTAAAGGTGGGCTTTGCGTGGATTCTGTATTTATTATTCCCactgatttaaaaaaacaaaaaagaagagggGTTTAG
- the LOC122278095 gene encoding uncharacterized protein LOC122278095, which yields MEPKGVGGGMFPNIDSGMLGLELPLQQQLPQRKKSPANPQDLPRHHLQISVSYPLHETDHNPPQSQQSVKYAYPLPKQAIALSDEDDDNSGDAKRKMSPWQRMKWTVAMVRLLIMAVYYMGDETGSEGINDPTGSKKKSAGLLQKKGKWKSVSRAMMEKGFCVSPQQCEDKFNDLNKRYKRVNDILGKGTACKVVENQSLLETMELSPKMKEEVRKLLNSKHLFFREMCAYHNSCGHGVADGVAGGANRSPEVAAEASHTKQQQAQQQQYCFHSSENAGMGGDGSKMVKGESGEEEEEDDEDVDDDSDSDEDEDGVESGSRGLSGHGHEDEDDNDERTWRKRARKVGLPASSQLVQQLSCEVMSVLQDGEKSQWEKKQWLRTRLIQLEEQQVSYQGQAFELEKQRLKWVKFSGKKEREMERAKLENKRRRLENERMALLLRQKEMELLDLHQQQQLQHSSNKRGEPSSVTG from the coding sequence atGGAACCAAAAGGAGTGGGCGGCGGAATGTTTCCTAACATAGATTCTGGAATGCTAGGTCTAGAATTGCCTCTACAACAGCAACTACCACAACGAAAAAAGAGCCCTGCAAACCCTCAAGACCTCCCCCGCCACCACCTCCAAATTAGTGTTTCTTATCCGCTCCATGAAACCGATCACAACCCTCCACAGTCTCAACAATCCGTAAAATACGCATACCCTCTCCCAAAGCAAGCTATAGCTCTGAGTGATGAGGACGATGACAACTCTGGGGATGCCAAGAGAAAAATGTCACCTTGGCAGAGAATGAAGTGGACAGTCGCCATGGTCAGGCTGCTGATAATGGCGGTCTATTACATGGGCGACGAAACCGGGTCCGAAGGGATCAACGATCCAACGGGTAGTAAGAAGAAGTCTGCAGGCCTTTTACAGAAGAAAGGGAAGTGGAAATCGGTATCTCGCGCTATGATGGAGAAAGGATTCTGTGTGTCTCCCCAGCAATGCGAGGACAAGTTCAATGACTTGAACAAGAGGTATAAGAGAGTGAATGATATTCTTGGGAAAGGTACGGCTTGCAAGGTTGTGGAGAATCAGAGTTTGCTTGAGACAATGGAGTTGTCGCCTAAGATGAAAGAAGAAGTTCGGAAATTGCTGAATTCTAAGCACTTGTTCTTTAGGGAAATGTGTGCTTATCACAATAGTTGTGGTCATGGAGTTGCTGACGGGGTTGCTGGAGGAGCAAACCGATCCCCAGAGGTGGCCGCCGAGGCATCTCACACTAAGCAGCAGCAAGCACAACAGCAACAGTACTGCTTTCATTCATCGGAGAATGCTGGTATGGGTGGTGACGGTTCGAAAATGGTGAAAGGAGAAAGTggggaagaggaggaggaagatgatgaggatgttgatgatgattctgattctgatgaagatgaggatggAGTGGAGAGCGGTTCGAGGGGTCTCAGCGGGCATGGACATGAGGATGAGGACGACAATGATGAAAGGACTTGGAGGAAAAGAGCAAGAAAGGTAGGGCTTCCTGCGTCATCGCAGTTGGTGCAGCAACTGAGCTGTGAGGTGATGAGCGTACTGCAAGATGGGGAGAAAAGCCAGTGGGAAAAAAAGCAGTGGCTGAGGACCCGGTTGATACAATTGGAGGAGCAGCAAGTGAGCTACCAAGGCCAAGCGTTTGAGCTAGAGAAGCAGCGGTTGAAGTGGGTAAAATTCAGCGGCAAGAAGGAGAGGGAAATGGAGAGAGCTAAGCTGGAGAACAAGCGGAGAAGGCTTGAGAACGAGAGAATGGCGCTGCTTCTACGCCAGAAAGAGATGGAGCTGCTTGATCTTCATCAGCAGCAGCAACTGCAGCATTCTTCTAATAAGCGGGGTGAACCGTCCTCCGTTACTGGTTGA
- the LOC122279380 gene encoding pyruvate kinase 1, cytosolic, with protein MHSNHLLLEEPIRMASVLEPSKATFFPAMTKIVGTLGPKSRSVEVISGCLKAGMSVARFDFSWGDAKYHQETLENLKAAVKTTKKLCAVMLDTVGPELQVVNKSGKSISLLMDASVVLTPNQDLEASSDVLPINFDGLSKAVKKGDTIFMGQYLFTGSETTSVWLEVSEVNGEDVVCIIKNSATLSGSLFTLHASQICIELPTLSDQDKEVISTWGVQNKIDFLSLSYTRHAEDVRQARELLSKLGELSQTQIFAKIENIEGLTHFDEILQEADGIILSRGNLGIDLPPEKVFLFQKAALYKCNMAGKPAVLTRVVDSMTDNLRPTRAEATDVANAVLDGSDAILLGAETLRGLYPVETISIVGKISAEAEKVFNQDLYFKKTVKYVGEPMTHLESIASSAVRAAIKVKASAIICFTSSGRAARLIAKYRPTMPVLSVVIPRLKTNQLKWSFTGAFEARQSLIVRGLFPMLADPRHPAESTSATNESVLKVALDHGKTAGVIKSHDRVVVCQKVGDASVVKIIELED; from the exons ATGCATTCCAATCACTTGCTTCTCGAGGAGCCCATTAGGATGGCTTCTGTTCTGGAGCCATCCAAGGCC aCTTTCTTTCCCGCAATGACAAAGATCGTGGGGACGCTGGGCCCCAAATCTCGATCCGTTGAGGTTATTTCCGGCTGCCTCAAGGCTGGAATGTCAG TGGCCCGCTTCGACTTCTCGTGGGGCGACGCGAAGTATCATCAGGAGACTCTCGAGAATCTGAAGGCCGCTGTGAAGACTACTAAGAAGCTTTGTGCC GTTATGCTGGACACGGTGGGACCTGAGTTGCAAGTTGTTAATAAAAGTGGAAAATCTATTTCGCTTCTGATGGACGCTTCTGTTGTTCTGACACCTAATCAAGATTTAGAAGCCTCTTCAGATGTATTGCCCATTAATTTTGATGGGCTGTCAAAg GCAGTGAAGAAAGGAGACACCATTTTTATGGGTCAATACCTGTTCACTGGAAGCGAAACTACTTCTGTTTGGCTGGAG GTTTCTGAAGTGAATGGGGAGGATGTTGTTTGCATTATAAAGAACTCAGCGACACTGTCCGGCTCATTGTTCACTTTGCATGCCTCTCAAATTTGCATCGAACTGCCTACTCTTTCTGATCAAGATAAGGAG GTTATAAGCACCTGGGGCGTGCAAAATAAGATTGATTTTCTCTCACTATCATATACCCGGCATGCAGAAGATGTTCGCCAG GCCCGTGAGCTCCTTTCTAAGTTGGGTGAACTCAGTCAGACACAAATTTTTGCAAAGATTGAAAATATAGAG ggtTTAACCCATTTTGATGAGATCCTACAAGAAGCAGATGGAATTATCCTTTCCCGTGGGAATTTGGGCATAGATCTTCCACCTGAGAAG gtatttttatttcaaaaagctGCCCTTTACAAGTGTAACATGGCTGGAAAGCCTGCAGTGCTTACTCGTGTTGTGGACAGCATGACTGACAACTTGAGACCAACTCGTGCAGAAGCAACTGATGTTGCCAATGCTGTATTGGATG GAAGTGATGCAATTCTGCTGGGTGCTGAGACTCTACGTGGATTGTACCCTGTTGAGACTATTTCTATTGTGGGCAAAATTTCTGCTGAG GCAGAGAAGGTTTTCAATCAAGACCTTTATTTCAAGAAGACTGTCAAATATGTTGGAGAGCCAATGACCCACTTGGAATCTATTGCTTCCTCTGCA GTAAGAGCTGCCATTAAGGTGAAAGCATCTGCTATTATTTGTTTCACTTCTTCAGGAAGGGCTGCGAG ATTGATCGCCAAATACAGGCCAACAATGCCAGTTCTATCTGTGGTCATCCCCCGGCTTAAGACAAATCAGCTGAAATGGAGCTTTACTGGAGCCTTTGag GCAAGGCAATCACTTATTGTCAGAGGGCTCTTCCCCATGCTTGCGGATCCCAGACATCCT GCGGAGTCAACCAGTGCTACGAATGAGTCAGTTCTAAAGGTTGCACTTGATCATGGAAAGACGGCGGGAGTCATTAAGTCACACGATCGAGTTGTAGTGTGCCAGAAAGTTGGGGATGCATCTGTGGTGAAGATTATTGAGCTTGAGGATTAA